The following is a genomic window from Neodiprion lecontei isolate iyNeoLeco1 chromosome 4, iyNeoLeco1.1, whole genome shotgun sequence.
CGTTATTATCACCATCGTCATTTGACCGAGACGCTTCTTACTGGCCAATTACTTTTGGTGCGATCGAATATTCCAAATCAACTCGAAGACCTTTCAACTAACCGAATTTCCAGCGGCTACACTGTGTCAGACAAAGATAACAGCTGTACCTACTTAAATGATCGAAAGAATTCGACTTTGTCTGGTTCAATACAAGAATCTAAATGACCGATTAcgatttctttgaaaaactAAACCTCAAATGCGCGACTGCAATCGGCATAGCGTACATTCCAAAATTCTAAGTAGTACTTCGGGAATTTTCACAACACGTTACTTTTACTGGGTCTTGCACAGAATCGATTACGAAATGTTAAAGAATTGTTATCTTCAGTTTACAGATTAGGAATATTTCGTGGCTGCACGTCTTGTGTCCTTCTGTAAAGGACTCGCATCAGACGCGCGAGATATCGGATGAGCGTTGGAACGGGAAGGGTGTGAGTGAAATTAGCGTTTCTTATCGGACAGTTTTACCGAGCGCCTTTCACTATCCAGCGTCTCATTCATCACTGAATAATTAGGAGACAAGTTCAGCGTCACCCGCAGCAATTAGACAAACTGGAAGGCGTGGCATTCTATTCCTGCGGCGAAGGCTCGTTGCTTTTGCTCACGTCGTATGAGCTCTGCtctgttttcttctttctccaaCCCGCTCTTTTTGCAGGTTCAGGTTCTCACTTCCTTTCGGTTACCCTTTGAGCTCCTTTCTCGACTCGCAAGCTTGGAAATCACCGATTCGGAACTGCGTTAACGCGACACCCTGtctttcttctgtttttcGTCCTTCCGGCGCACACATGCGCGCGAAaggaaaattctttttctatttctcgGTTTGAAtcgcttctaatttttttcaccaatataatttgaatgaatcaCACGCTAACGAAACGCTTGTTATTTTCTTCAGAGATGAATGAGATTATTTACGAGAAGCCGTTCcttgtttctttctttgtaaatGTTACGAAATAAAGTCGGAATCTAAATCGCCGGATATTAGCTGGGATAAATAGGGTCGAATTATGCGCGATGAGCGAGGTAAAGATCACAACATAAAGTTTGTCGTGTAAGCTGTGGGGTGATAACTTGCCCTGATATTCACGGTTTCGTAATCGTCGTGGAACGAGCGATAGACTTTTTTCCTAGTTTCAAATCTGGGAGGGGCAgcggaagaaaaattgcaGCGACAACTATACGACTAGCTTATTAGTACTCATTTGATACATCGCTAACACGATAAAATCAGGTTTGACGAATATTCATTACCCAGTCACACCGGTTCACGCTCAATTAATTGAAGACCGTTGTTAATTGAGTTGTTCCAGAGTCGACTCGACCGGCACTAAAGTCCTACGTCTTCGTTCTCTTGAGCGgtatattacattataaaCTGTGTCCACAAGATGATGAATTTAATCGAATTAAAGTTTGACACGTGTGAAAAGACGTCTGAATCAAGCATTGAGATTTCTTATTTTGCTCTACGATATttcattgtttaaaaaaataatcgaagaaATCGTTATAATGATTTGAAACTTGGCTTGTTTTTAGGTTAGTAACATTGGGGAAAGGAAGAGAAATCGATAAGACTGTCTCCAAGTCCcaagaatatttcaaatttgtaaattcagAGTAGGTTATACACTacgaagaatttcatttgtcatatatatatatacgagaaAATTGTAGGAAAATGGGTATTTTTTGCAACGGTTTCAATATTGTTCGAATTAATCAGAAAATAAAGTACAAGTAATTATTTAGCATACCTAATTACAGTTGtcaatactatattttttggtCATTGAAgcacaaaattattttgttcagTTGCCTAAACTCTTGTCACTTAAATAAAAGATCGGTAactcgttacagattttttgtttacagCCACAagactcattttcattttgtacccaTAGCAAAAAGTTTCTCTCGGTGTACCCACTTCAAGGATTtcgcggaaaattttttctcccgcCTCGAAGGGGTGTAATTAGTCAGTTGGTCGAAGTGTTTAGACGTTTAGTGTTCCGAAAAGTCACAGCAAAGCGACGGTACCGAGTGTCTTTACGTCGTCAAGTAAGACAACGTCGGAGCTTGTGCGAGAGTGCTTCCTTGGGCATTAGATGTGTAGGGCAGATGCTGTGATACACATTACACACATTGCTGGCGGGCGCGGTAAGTTAGGCAGCAGGGTACGCATTTAGCCCGCTCGTTTGGGTTGGCCAGAAAAAACGCGAGACGGCCGACAATTACGTCGCGATCTGACAATTAGTAGCCGGTAAACGATGCAGCGATGTTCCTGTTCCCGAGACCGATCCTTCCGTCCCGCGGGTTTCTCGGCATCGCTCGCTCCTGCTGTACTCCGTACTCTCGCCGTTTTGCGGCTCTACGAATAGTTCTCAAAGATATTTACTGCCAGGGCGTGGCTGAAATGTCACCTGAAATCTTCACAAATTCTAGCACAGTTCGAGACCGCGTTCTCAGACCGCGCGTTAAACGCATTTATCTACTCTCTAATTTGGGCCTCCATTGCTGCAGCCGGAGCGGCttgcttttttcaaaattcgataagAGACTTCTTTCGACGTGGATTATAAGTACATGATATTCGATGTTGATGCTTGAAACTGGGGAAGTCACATAAATCTGTCTGCACGATGTCCAGGGAGTAAGCAGTTCAGAATTACAGGTTTTGCAAAATGAAATGTCTCCTTGCCCAGTGTCAAAACCCGTTTTGTTCAAGCATCGTATATTAGAACAAGTCAACTTGCGAATTCTTTGTCTGTACCGATAAAGTTTTATTAGCGTTCTTAAACGTGAGATAGATGAAATTCACAACAGAAAATAAGCgaatttcgattttacattatacattcaAGTGTTATTGGCGATGATTCGCAAATTCATGCTCCAGGGTAAAGTATACGCGtgaattaatatatatatatatatatatatatatatatgtataaacgaGACAGTGTATAATGAggaaaaattcgaacttgAGTTCAACCTGTGCAGAATTATCCAGACCACTTTTAAAGATGACGAAAATTGTCAGACCACCTCAACAAGGTGTCGACAGATTGGTTTATTAAGTGCACATGTCAAGTTAGCGGTAAAACTTCGTTTCAAATACTGATGGCGAAATTTCCTGATATTTTGAGGATGGTGGGATACTCCTAAACTGTCCTTTGcactatacatacatatacagagGCACATAAGTGGGCGCGGAAATTTAAGAGCGAATTCTCCGAGTTCGGATTGTTCAATTATTCTCAACCTCGGACGTTTTCACGCCCGTGAATCGTTCGCGGTGGAATGTCTAATTAGGATTATTCCTTTTCTCTCGAGGTTAATTTGTAGCCCAATTACAAAGGCGACGACCTCGTGTATTCTTTCAGCCGCAAACGCTTCCCCGGAATTTGTTTGCTTACCCCCAAAGCATCCATCTTCTTCGGTTTATTATTCGCGATGCAAAACCATTCGCGGAAACCGCTGCGACACGAAATAAAGCTTGAACACATACATATGCCGGTGGCTTGGGTAACAACTCacacttcaagtttcaagtTTCTAGCTCCGCGTGTTATACCCAACATGAGTTCCGCCAGGACGGAGAGTATAAATATCTCGACTTTATTCCGATGCATCTCCTCTCGACGTTTTGCTTTTATACGCACATAAGCATGCAGGCATGCATGCATACACAGATATATTCACGGTTTCGTCCCGGTGGGACATTTGTCACTGCGTAACTGCCCGCCTCCCTCGTCTGACAAATGGCCAGATAATTAGAAGATGATCCCAGACACTTATAAAGTACGTAGTTGCGGTGGAGAACGGCTTGTCATGAAATTTCTACGCGAACACATCCGGCCGAATGGGTGAAAAAACAACGCTACCTGATACTCGATGTACAAAAATCTTGCACGATACTTTCGCAGAGGCCTGCACGAGCAGCAGTGGAACACACTTGTCATCGAGCAGCATCGCCGGGGATGACAACCCCTTGGGGCGACCCGGAAGCGGCTGTGGAACCAGCGACGAAGAGCGGAAGAAGCGACCACGCACCGCGTTCACTGCCGCCCAGATCAAGTCCCTGGAAGCTGAGTTCGAGAGGAACAAATACCTGAGCGTCGCTAAGCGATTGCAGCTGAGCAAAAGCCTCAAGCTCACCGAGACTCAGGTAGGTCAATTTGTTACAACTCGCGCGAACTTCTACTTTTTGTCAGACAAATTAGTCTCCGCTCTGCTGGCGTTGATCCacgaatataatattatagtgCATGTGCTTCTGTAACGGGAGTCGCGAAAGTGGCGTAAGTTCGGATCACGTAGCCCCCCAAAAAGATCTTGAGGTAACGAATCTCTGCGCGTTCAACTACACgggtgtgtgtgcgtgtgtagcTGAGAAAATATCAAGTGTAACATTACAGTTAATAGCGTGTAAAAATGGGATGATTGTTTGAAGGACAGTTGAGTCCTGTTAATTATCGTTGGCCTTCGGTGTCTAGGTTTGACATGAACAGACGACTGTCACTGAAGATTAGGAATAACAAGGTTATTGTCCGACGTTAATTCTTTTGGCATGATCAACTGGATTCTACTGTTTACTCGGTATAGAATCCGTACACGTTGGAACCGTGATTTACTACTCAACACGACTGCACGGTAAAAggagggtaaaaaaaagatcttCCGAGacttttttatcattcttcaAACACGGTATCGACTCGCgtcgtagtttttttttggcaaagaCAGATCGTTACATAGTGTTTCATAAGACACCGAATCTGAGTGATGACGGCGACGACACGCCGTCGCCTGTAACCCGGAATAGGAATCGTTATGAAGCTTCCGGTTGGCAATCGTCTCGAACCACGCCCAGGATGATCAAACTCTGAAGTCAGCTTACCAGAATATTGAGGAATAAGTTGATTCACACGGTTCGCTTCTGCGCTCCATGACCGCACAGGACGTTTGTTCGATCCTTGATGGACGCTTCGACGTCCTCAGAGAAGGAAGGCGTCGCGCCAACACGTGACTTAACAGATCCTTCGCACCCTCCGGTTGCGAACCTCGGAAACACCGGGCCATGCCCTAATAAGTTTTAAATACCGAAAGCTCACCCTCAGCCGTGGAATTCGGAAGCTTGGCGCCAGTGTGAAATCCGTACAAGAACATCCTCTACAGGGGCCGAGGAATAGACTGCTATaaggttgaagttggtaacgttaaaGCAGCTGAACATTGAACACAATCGCTATTTCGCAACTTTAGAATGACTGAATAAGTTCAGTTTGCAAAAGTTTCGCTTTTCTGAATTTCGAACGGTCCGTCATGATTCTTCCTtaacatgcatcgttacagtGACATCAAGAACGTCGACCTCACATGCTGCGTTTTGGGGTGATCGTTAACTTTTCAAGCGTcttttttaactaattctgCACCGAGCTGCTCCCGGAACAAATAGATAATTGCAATAACCGACTGAAGAGAAACACAAAACACGATAGTTTGAATTGACGATACGAGCGGAGCATCCGGACTTCCGCAGTCGCAGACTTGATCACCTGAGGTAGTTGTAAGTCTCCGGTTTTCCGGCGCTTGCGTCCCCTCTGCACCAGAATTCGGGTTCAACTAGAATTGAATTATGGGCGTCCTTTGACACACGTGTGCAGACGCCAGCGGAGGAGAAGATTCTGGCGCCACATTGAGGGCCGGTAACGCgagtggaagaaattaaagacaACCGTAGTGAACTCCCCTATTAGCCCAATTAGCACCTCTCCACCCTCTGTGGTTCTGCCCCCTTGGAATTCTGAGTATTTCAATGAAGTTTCTATCCCACCATGAGTAGTATCCTTAATAATGTCTTCATTTTTCGTCTTCTATGTGAACGATGTGAATACGATTCTTACTCTGCAACGTCCCACGTTTGGTTCGGCGGCTTAACACTTCTAACAGGCATTAGTGATTTTAGTCTTGTATTGCGTAAACAGTAGGATCAAATTAGGCACTCATATTGAGCTAACGACTCATAAACGGAGTGAAGGTATACTTACAGATCAAGTGGACCCGGAGGAAAGTAGAGGATAATCTCGAAATTGTagggaaaagaagaaattgtgTAGAGTATAAAAGACATCTGTCTGACAAAATTCTTGTCCGATTACCTTCAATTTCGAAAGTAGTAAGACATTTTCTCGTGTCGAGCTATAATCTGTACGCTGGGAATTGGTCCGCACAGTAGAAGCGATTCTTCTTTGTCAATTCCTTGCCTGGGTTGGGTTTGGGGGTATAGAGTTACCACCTTCCAGACCTAAAAACACGGAGGGTGAAAATAAACGCGATGCAATATATCCTAATTAAAAAATCGACGCCTGTCTTCACCGTCCTGGTTCGCATGCACCAGCTTCTGGGCGGATAGTCTTACGGGGCGTCGGAGCGCGTCGACGCATCCGAAGACCATCTTTGCGGCTAAAAGGGAGCAGCCGACGGGTCCGTCGCAGCTTGTGCCGAGGCTGCAGCCACGGCTCGTTAAGACTGAGAAATATTGTGACAGTTATGCCGAGCTATACGTCTCCTCCGCGCTCTTTCTACAACCGTAGACTCGGACGCGAACGGATCCGTCCCCGGAACCCGCAAGACTCAATGCGACGCCTTCGTCTCCTCGCATTTTCACCCGGCACCCTGTCGCGACGCCATACGAGCCGTGACGTTTGTCATTACCGAGGTAATCGCCGTCGAAGTATTACTTCCGTTTGATTGATGACGAGGAACGCTCCGTCATGATATTGGATTCGAGCGATTGACGGGTTTCAGAGAAAGGAACAAGAATTAGAATGTAATTTGAATTCGTCATTGGAACCGGAATGAAAATAGCAGTTCCACGTCTTTTTCGTTTCTCAACATCGCAGGAAAAGACTCAAGATCTACACTCTGTTGTGTAGACTATTTTTAGGAAGTGCAGGTTACATTTCAATACCACGGCTTCTTGGGTGAATGTAGCCAAACGTCACGTCTTGATGTAGTGCCTCGAAACACGCGTGGAGTGTCAAGTGTAACCGCACACCGTCCCTTTCTGGGGTTTCGTAATGTATTGATATGCCCATTTCAAGTGGGGTTcaaggaaaaatatatgacCGAAAAGTGATTTCAgacagagaaaataaaaaacgcgTTTGATCACGCTGTGATATGTTAAACGGACTCCCGTAAGATAATTCCTGAATAGCGGAGCGACCTGTTGTTGCAATAACCTGATATTCGATGTTAACAATCGTAATAATATGAGCGAGTGAATATAGTTAAAAACACGTatgaaaaaatgtccaaaatttCTGTTACAGATTAAAATTTGGTTTCAAAATCGACGAACAAAGTGGAAAAGAAAGTATACTAACGATGTCGAATTGCTCGCTCAACAGTACTATTCCAGCTTGGGAATCCCAACGCCAAGGCCTATATTTGTTGGTGATCGTCTATGGTAATTGTCCGAAAGTAATGTAACtcatcaaatattttcaaaattccgcAATGTTTGCGAAATATTAGACACACACGGTATTCTTGggttaaaaataagaaaggcTCAATCAGGAAACACCAAAATTGCAGGTTTTTCAACTACCCGGGGCAGCCAACGCACCCGGGAAGCCCGTTGCTGCCGTCGCTGTCTCACCTGACTCCGATGGCTATGCCTCCATCAATGCCGAGTGTGCAACCATTGCCGAGCAATCTTTCTCCTGGTCAGCACGCCGCCATATTCCAGGGCCTACCTTCACCCCACTCTTTGCATAACGCGACGCAACGATTAGACTACAGACTTGTTCATCCTCATCGCACCGAGGAATCATGAGAACGGCGTACGTGCAGTCGGAATTACAAGATTATGCAATTTGAATAACCGCAGTCGTCATTCAACTAAAAATTTGGCGTTCACAGTTTCGTTTTGGAACTAAACGAAGGGAAAGAATTATTTGAGTCAAGTGATATtcgtttgaatcaattatGTAAATGCTAGAGTCAAACGTGGCAAACGCAATACTTACTTGATTATAACAAAACACTTTTGTCGGACGAAACACTCGTGACAACTTAATGTAGACCTGAATCCAGCCTCTGAATGATTATGCCGACtctatcaatttattcaaaataacaCGGCGTGAGTTCATTGCAAATAATGTGAATTTTCTATCAAGAAAATTTGTGATTGGAATGAGTGAAAATTTGTTCGAACACACCGCGATCGtcctgttttaaaaatatgaagttTTTATGTCAAAACAAATTGAGCTTGTTTTAATACATGTTTTGTTAAGTCAAGAGTTCAATGTTCGAAACAGGTGATGAAacttgttattaaaaaaagtcATTTGCATTGACTGGgcattagaaatattcaagatCCAACCAGTTACGCCAAATGAGCTCCGGTTGGATCAAAAAAGTATGGCATTCAATAGGTGTAAATTTGTTTGGCTAGATTCATGTACCTATTTTAACTGAAGTACCTAATTTTTTCTGTCAGCAAACATGCGACTTGGAAgaacaataaataaacttcaaatgaaatgatatttagttgattcaatttcgaaaacacATCAAAAGGTTCGCTCGAATCGATACTTTATACAATCGCGACAAGAAAGGCTTTTGTTAAATCAAAGCATTCGCTTGACTAAATCATTTTGACATACTAACTAAATCGAAATTGTTAAATTGAAGTCATCGCATTCCGGACAAATAAGGGATACTAGATTCAAGTGAATGAACTCGGAAAAAATCTGTTTTGTTGGTTCAAGAATTCCTTTCCTTCTGTGTTTTAAAGCTACATACTGGTCTTCTTTTTTCGATTGACCAAActgttaaaatatttgaaaaactatgGGAAGCGAATGAAAAACCTGAGGAATGATAGATACGGAAATAACTTATGCGTACAGGTATAGGTAGAGAATTTAAGAATAATTTGACGTACCTCGTGATTGATGCTGCGCCATTTCGAATCTTCgcttttatattatatatgtatgggtATCTGTAATTGTGCAGGAGTTTGAAGAAATGGGATAATGAATATGATTTAAATGAGATAttttacactgagagaaagaGTTTTTACGTATCTTGATATCTGTATGACAAAAcaattgtatttatttaatatttatgttTACATGaaggatgattttttttcatatttacagtaaatatcttggaatttattatttatttttacaacggATGCGACGTAGGGTGGGTGCACTGCTTTCAATCACTGTTCTCCCCTTGGTCCACATTTTCAATGACAATTTTCACTTGGCAAATTTAGTTTGTTAATCTGGGGGAAGTTTTAAACTGAAACACGATAATAATGTggcgtgaaatgaaaatgaaataacttCCAATGCAAGGcgccaaaacaaaaaatagttGAAATGATTGTAACCGATGCACTCACCCTACTTCTGTATAAGACTAatgtaatttgtaaatatataaataaacggATTTTCActtaaatgaaatttgaactaAATTTGTCGCTACAATCACGATCATCGCATTACGGCATgtcaaattaaattaaattgtaCGTATACTATTGAGCTAATTGAATCAGTCAATTGGAATGTGGGTTTACCATTCAAATGTCGGCTCCGActtgtcaatttttaatttatcgatGTACTTTATTATCAAAGAATTCAATAATGTTGATCTAACAACACTTTATTTTATCGCTTGCTTGATACTCGCCCGTGTAGAAATTTCACTGGGCTTGCCCACTATTAGACTAGCCCCCGAACGGGCGGACCCAAAGATCGCCCTACTGTTGGGGCGCTAGACAGTGAATAGACAGTTTGtctgtgaataattttatttgggCGGGCTGTATAGCACCTGATTTTGAAAGTTATTAATCATCCCTGTAATAGTTTCTACAACAAAACTGGCATGAGCCTGGACTGGGAAATCCCTGACTTATATTTTTAATCCTCATAATTATATCATTGTTTGATTCCTTGACTCaacaatcgataaaaaaaagtttttacatGTAAGTACATATTTGCAATCGGACGAATTTgttcttcaattatttcacGACTTTAAGTGgacagatttttatattttttcttattggaacactattatatacatatatgcttCATTTGGAATTCAAACCTTATTGTTGGTATCGTTTTTAAAGTTCCTCGATTTTTAGTAATCATTCGATTTTCTTGACCGCTGTAACAAAATTATACGACGCCCCCATTTTACATATCCGCATGTTCCGAAAAGCGTGACCACGTAGCGAAATATATCGACGGACGCTGCATGTACGCGTGTCGCGATTCCAGGTTAAGCAGTATATACACGCCTGATTTGCAcgcaataacaataatatcacGTTTGCGATATTCTTTTTACACGcgtgtgtatttatatatttcacgctgtatcaatataattatatactgTGAAATCGCGCGTCGAGTAGTTCGTCCACAGTATACGTGAATTAACTCGACTCCGTGTACGAAAACACAGAGCTGTGAAAAGACAATTACACGACGACCGTCTTACCTTGGGAAAGAGTGAATTGTCAGCCAATTCTGATGAGGAAAATAAGTGAATAGATATTATAATTatgcattttaatttttaaaatgaatatagattgcaaatgaatttcttgtattttcaaaatttttataatttcgttaAATGCAtgctcgtttattttttatataatttcaaagGTAATGATAATGCCGAAGGAGCAACTACTTCTAGTTCTGCACATACGAGGTGTGTTCAAAAAGTAAGGTGACTTTTCTAATTTCGCGGGCTATGTCCGTTcgatcttcgatttttttttatgttatgttGGTACACTTGTCCCGAACATCTGTACACAGTTTCAAGTGTATAGCATGTTTAGTTTGTTTTTGACAGATACAAAGGTGAGACGTATTTTGGTGTGCTCGGCGATTTTTTGCTATCAAGAAAAATGGATCAAAGAATTTGCatcaaattttgtgtaaaaaatggaattaagtgctccaaaACACTTGAAATGTTGACAGTGGCATACGGTGAGTCTACTCTTagtaaaaaaaacgtttataaGTGGTACAAGCTCTTCCAAGATGGCCGAGAAGATGCCAATGACGAACCTCGCTCTGGACGCCCCA
Proteins encoded in this region:
- the LOC107226677 gene encoding homeobox protein MSH-D-like gives rise to the protein MADSLIPRLLVSNSSKVSIHSVESAKAAAFSIDRLLAPCKESVQGTSTTFQDQQPNIFRNETILRSESTEQESRLTRTVPDSSMSVTEEEEQIDLEDVDIVCSTSPEPEISYEACTSSSGTHLSSSSIAGDDNPLGRPGSGCGTSDEERKKRPRTAFTAAQIKSLEAEFERNKYLSVAKRLQLSKSLKLTETQIKIWFQNRRTKWKRKYTNDVELLAQQYYSSLGIPTPRPIFVGDRLWFFNYPGQPTHPGSPLLPSLSHLTPMAMPPSMPSVQPLPSNLSPGQHAAIFQGLPSPHSLHNATQRLDYRLVHPHRTEES